From a region of the Stenotrophomonas sp. BIO128-Bstrain genome:
- a CDS encoding alpha/beta hydrolase: MAASRVRLHVEDSGGTGRPVVLIHGWPLSAESWKAQVPALRDAGYRVVAYDRRGFGRSDKPADGYEYDTLADDLAGVLEDLDLKDATLVGFSMGGGEVARYVAKHGESRLHSVVFASAVPPYMLKTSDNPEGPLTQEKADEMREGLEKDRDTFFDGFTKDFFSANGELKVSEEERQAAITLCQQSDQTAALGCMKAFGTTDFRGDLKKVTVPTLVLHGDSDGTVPFEGSGKRTHAAIAGSEVVVLKDAPHGCNASHADAFNKALLDFLKK; this comes from the coding sequence ATGGCTGCTTCCCGCGTTCGCCTGCACGTTGAAGATTCCGGTGGTACCGGCCGTCCGGTGGTCCTGATCCATGGCTGGCCGCTGTCGGCCGAATCGTGGAAGGCCCAGGTTCCCGCGCTGCGCGATGCGGGCTACCGCGTGGTGGCCTACGACCGCCGCGGCTTCGGGCGCTCGGACAAGCCGGCCGATGGCTACGAGTACGATACGCTCGCCGATGATCTGGCCGGTGTGCTCGAGGATCTCGATCTGAAGGACGCCACCCTGGTCGGCTTCTCGATGGGCGGTGGTGAAGTGGCGCGCTATGTCGCCAAGCACGGTGAATCGCGCCTGCACAGCGTGGTGTTCGCCTCGGCGGTGCCGCCGTACATGCTCAAGACCAGCGACAACCCCGAGGGTCCACTGACCCAGGAAAAGGCCGATGAAATGCGCGAAGGCCTGGAGAAGGACCGTGACACGTTCTTCGATGGCTTCACCAAGGATTTCTTCAGCGCCAACGGCGAGCTCAAGGTCAGCGAGGAAGAGCGCCAGGCCGCCATCACGCTCTGCCAGCAGTCCGACCAGACCGCGGCGCTGGGTTGCATGAAGGCCTTCGGCACGACCGATTTCCGCGGCGACCTGAAGAAGGTCACGGTGCCGACCCTGGTGCTGCATGGTGACAGCGACGGCACGGTGCCGTTCGAAGGCTCGGGCAAGCGCACCCATGCGGCCATCGCGGGTAGTGAGGTGGTGGTGCTGAAGGACGCCCCGCACGGCTGCAATGCCAGCCATGCCGATGCGTTCAACAAGGCGCTCCTGGACTTCTTGAAGAAGTAA